In a single window of the Nitrospira sp. MA-1 genome:
- a CDS encoding ATPase, T2SS/T4P/T4SS family, translating into MPTTPTTAARPLLGTSLLQDGWITQEQLDLAVRETKRKGVMLGQTLIGLGFITEKILAHYLAEGTQTGVVDLSTIFIPPEIINLIPYDIATQFQVLPLSKQGNVLNLAMADPLNIVAVDSIESRIGLNVHTHTAPAQELIEAIERHYAHRESIKQLLDELMAKGISDLGEDGSRVAPMIRLCNQLITAAIQSRVTDIHVEPDEYYLRVRMRIDGILTQEILIPKPLQAPITARFKLMANLDLTEKRTPQDGRIPFTLGTRRIDLRVSTLPTNFGESIVLRILDKGALKLEFLALGFTPNDQSRVQALIQRPHGIILVTGPTGSGKTTTLYTALRHVDAKEKSVFTLEDPIEYQMPLIRQTQVNPDIGMTFAAGLRALLRQDPDVILVGEIRDQETADLAMRAALTGHLVFSTLHTNDALGAIPRLIDMGVEAFLLASALTAIIGQRLVRCICPECKVERTDASAILADLRVELPEGPLPSLWTGRGCHACSQTGYKGRAGIYEIIPISEELHAPIVHGPDMAGIRAIIRRDQMPTMFDDGLLKALQGITTIEEVLRVTGG; encoded by the coding sequence ATGCCAACCACACCTACCACAGCCGCACGGCCTCTCCTCGGAACGTCTCTCCTTCAAGACGGCTGGATCACTCAAGAGCAATTGGACCTGGCGGTCCGAGAGACTAAGAGAAAAGGCGTGATGTTAGGCCAAACGCTCATTGGCCTGGGATTCATTACCGAAAAAATCCTGGCCCATTATCTGGCCGAGGGCACCCAAACCGGCGTAGTCGACCTCTCCACTATTTTCATCCCACCGGAAATTATCAATCTCATCCCCTACGATATCGCCACCCAGTTTCAAGTCCTCCCTCTTAGCAAACAGGGGAATGTGTTGAACCTGGCCATGGCAGATCCATTGAATATTGTCGCGGTGGATAGCATCGAAAGTCGCATCGGGCTCAATGTACATACTCACACCGCCCCTGCCCAGGAACTGATCGAAGCGATCGAGCGGCACTATGCGCACCGGGAGTCCATCAAGCAACTGCTTGATGAATTAATGGCTAAAGGCATCTCCGATCTTGGAGAAGATGGAAGCCGGGTGGCCCCAATGATTCGCTTGTGCAATCAACTCATTACCGCCGCCATTCAATCCCGGGTGACCGACATCCATGTCGAGCCGGATGAGTACTATTTACGGGTTCGGATGCGCATTGACGGCATACTCACACAAGAAATTCTCATTCCGAAACCCCTTCAAGCGCCTATTACCGCCCGGTTTAAACTTATGGCCAATCTCGATCTGACGGAAAAGCGAACTCCTCAGGACGGCCGTATCCCCTTTACCTTAGGCACCCGCCGGATTGACCTTCGCGTGTCGACCCTTCCAACAAATTTTGGAGAAAGCATTGTCCTCCGAATTCTGGATAAAGGGGCATTAAAGCTAGAATTCCTGGCGTTAGGATTTACACCCAACGACCAATCGCGCGTCCAAGCACTGATCCAACGTCCCCATGGCATTATCCTCGTGACCGGTCCCACAGGGAGTGGAAAGACCACGACATTGTATACGGCGCTCCGCCATGTCGATGCGAAAGAAAAAAGTGTGTTTACGTTGGAAGATCCGATCGAATATCAGATGCCTCTGATTCGCCAAACGCAGGTCAATCCGGACATCGGGATGACCTTTGCGGCCGGGCTTCGTGCACTCCTTCGGCAAGATCCCGACGTCATACTTGTTGGTGAAATTCGTGACCAGGAAACGGCCGATCTGGCCATGCGTGCGGCCTTAACCGGACATTTGGTTTTTTCCACTCTTCACACCAACGATGCACTGGGAGCCATTCCTCGTTTAATCGACATGGGTGTGGAAGCCTTCCTCCTCGCCTCCGCCCTGACGGCCATTATTGGACAACGCCTCGTTCGGTGTATTTGTCCGGAATGCAAGGTTGAACGGACAGATGCCTCCGCCATCCTTGCGGATCTTCGAGTAGAATTACCGGAAGGTCCACTCCCTAGCCTTTGGACAGGAAGAGGATGCCACGCATGTAGCCAGACAGGGTATAAAGGCCGAGCAGGTATTTACGAAATTATCCCGATTTCAGAGGAACTCCATGCGCCTATCGTGCACGGACCGGATATGGCAGGGATTCGGGCCATCATCCGGAGAGATCAGATGCCAACCATGTTTGATGACGGACTTCTGAAAGCCCTTCAAGGAATTACCACCATTGAGGAAGTGTTGAGGGTCACCGGTGGCTAA
- a CDS encoding prepilin-type N-terminal cleavage/methylation domain-containing protein, with translation MPRKIFRPLHHSQGFTLVEMIGVLAIIAILIALLLPKIFTLIASSKASSLAAAVRTYETAVAKYYGDIGTIWPLNAAGTPAQETGGNSATVTSLAARLTLDASDPLNTGTNQWSRFRGPYLEKFNTNTPPGLGTTMYIPAQAAIALGTATTATNVGWDLKGDDGNSDLPTGARVAYLRVDGVSDTEFNEIDGIIDAGIGSSLAERQLRGRVKYAAANDRLYIYLTHQ, from the coding sequence ATGCCAAGAAAAATTTTTCGGCCACTTCATCATTCCCAGGGGTTTACCTTGGTGGAAATGATCGGGGTCTTGGCCATCATTGCCATACTGATTGCCCTGTTATTGCCAAAGATTTTCACCCTGATTGCGTCGTCTAAGGCAAGTTCCCTGGCTGCCGCAGTAAGAACGTACGAGACCGCCGTCGCCAAATATTATGGAGACATCGGAACCATCTGGCCTCTCAATGCGGCTGGAACTCCAGCACAAGAGACCGGAGGAAACAGTGCCACTGTCACTTCCCTTGCCGCCCGGTTAACGCTCGACGCCTCGGACCCATTGAATACCGGCACCAATCAATGGAGCCGATTCCGAGGACCCTATCTGGAAAAATTTAATACGAATACGCCTCCGGGATTAGGAACAACCATGTACATTCCAGCACAAGCGGCAATCGCACTCGGAACAGCGACCACCGCAACAAATGTGGGATGGGACTTGAAGGGCGATGACGGAAACAGCGATCTCCCTACCGGAGCCCGAGTCGCCTATCTCAGGGTCGATGGAGTGTCTGATACTGAATTCAATGAAATCGATGGCATCATTGATGCGGGTATAGGATCAAGCTTGGCCGAACGCCAACTCCGCGGACGCGTGAAGTATGCGGCGGCCAATGATCGCCTGTATATTTACCTGACGCACCAATAA
- a CDS encoding tetratricopeptide repeat protein, which produces MRRPISKPRAKAKGTSRAPKASSGTFILSMIIGLGMLTWSSALGNHLTLPGSQDLSHGDESDPQPFIRQLEKINNYIPPHAQADLENTTSSKIEHSALPTNPLHPSATELKAVGSQQSHFTPTKKPIHTTVLFHNNATQDLSNSGWRSLLNGRPEDAITAYRESLKTHPKSADAYIGMGIALKSLGFIEDAKDAIHHALAINPQLSSALVHLGYLYADGQIGPSDPKAAHRLFHQASQLGDPFASIALLDLQSRSRPQS; this is translated from the coding sequence ATGAGACGTCCCATCTCAAAACCAAGGGCAAAAGCCAAAGGAACATCAAGAGCGCCAAAAGCATCCTCAGGCACCTTCATTCTCAGTATGATCATTGGTCTGGGAATGTTGACCTGGTCTTCCGCCTTGGGAAATCATTTGACCCTACCGGGCTCCCAAGACTTGAGTCATGGAGATGAATCTGACCCTCAACCTTTCATCCGGCAACTAGAAAAGATCAACAACTATATTCCCCCCCACGCTCAGGCTGATCTCGAAAACACCACCTCATCAAAAATTGAACATTCCGCCCTTCCCACCAATCCCCTTCACCCGTCAGCCACCGAACTCAAAGCTGTAGGATCTCAGCAATCCCATTTCACTCCCACAAAGAAACCCATTCACACAACAGTCCTATTTCACAACAATGCCACACAAGACCTTTCAAATTCGGGATGGCGGTCATTGCTTAATGGTCGGCCGGAAGACGCGATAACTGCGTATCGAGAATCCCTCAAAACCCATCCCAAATCAGCCGATGCCTATATCGGAATGGGCATCGCACTTAAAAGTCTGGGCTTTATTGAAGATGCCAAAGACGCCATACACCACGCTCTTGCCATCAACCCTCAACTCTCTTCCGCACTCGTTCATCTGGGATACCTCTATGCGGATGGCCAGATCGGACCTTCGGATCCCAAGGCCGCCCACCGGCTTTTCCATCAAGCATCCCAACTCGGTGATCCATTTGCCTCCATCGCACTTCTAGACCTGCAATCCCGCTCACGACCGCAATCCTAA
- a CDS encoding glutaredoxin domain-containing protein encodes MSTPIEDEINKEIAQHKILIYGKGTKTAPQCGFTVETMEFFNKFGYPYELINALPNPEKREALSKMTNWPTLPKVFINGQFYGDTDVLGPMEEKGELQPLLKAAFPDQAK; translated from the coding sequence ATGAGTACACCCATTGAAGACGAAATTAACAAGGAAATCGCCCAACACAAAATTCTCATTTACGGGAAAGGCACGAAGACTGCCCCTCAATGCGGATTTACGGTGGAGACCATGGAATTTTTTAACAAATTCGGCTACCCCTATGAATTGATCAACGCCTTGCCAAACCCTGAAAAACGGGAGGCCCTTTCAAAAATGACCAACTGGCCGACTTTGCCAAAAGTCTTCATCAATGGCCAGTTTTATGGTGATACGGATGTCTTGGGTCCGATGGAAGAAAAAGGGGAATTGCAGCCACTGTTAAAGGCCGCCTTTCCCGATCAAGCCAAATAG
- a CDS encoding BolA family transcriptional regulator codes for MMTFEDLSTQLQQALGDAEVSVLDRTGTMDHFTVKVISNAFEGKNLLDRHRMIYQALDAPMKDGRIHALEIQAKTRNEAQGG; via the coding sequence ATGATGACATTTGAGGATCTCAGCACTCAACTTCAGCAAGCCTTAGGCGATGCCGAAGTCTCGGTTCTCGATCGAACAGGTACCATGGACCATTTTACGGTCAAAGTCATTTCCAATGCCTTTGAAGGAAAGAATTTATTAGACCGTCATCGAATGATCTACCAAGCCCTCGACGCGCCCATGAAAGACGGACGCATTCATGCCCTAGAAATTCAGGCCAAAACCCGCAATGAAGCCCAAGGAGGATAA